The window GGCCCGGACCGGGTCGTCGATGAACTCCTCGATCGCCGCGACCACGCGCCCGATCAGCCCGCCGGCCTCCTCACGCAGCGCCTGCGCCTCCGCGTGCACCTGGTTGACGGCCGTGACGGCACGCTGGGAGACATCGCGGACGAAACCGCTCTGCGCCTCGCTGACCCGCCGGTTCAGGCCGTCCAGCATGCCGCCGAACCGGGCCCGCTCCTGCGCCGCCCACTCGGGGAACTCCGCTTCCATCGCCTGGAACACGCCGTCGATGTCGGTGCGGGCGTGCTGGACGACGGCCTGCGCCGCCGCGATGACCCCGTTCACATCGCTGGAGATGTTCGTCAGCAGTTCGCAGACGCCGTCTCCGAAGGTGCGTTCGGCGCGGTTGTACTCGTCCGTGACCCAGTCCGGCAGGCCGCTGATGTAGTCACCGATCGCGAGGAGGGTGCCGCCGACGCCGGAGTGCCGCTCGTCGATCCAGCGCTTGACCCGGGCGAGCGCATCGTGGAACTCCTGCGACAGACGGGTCAGGCCCGCCTCCCAGCGCGCGATCGCCGTTCGGGTCAGCGGCTGCAGCAGCGCGTCGACCTGCTTCTGGGCGTCGTCGTAGATCTGCTGCGCGCGGCGCGAGACCGATTCTCGCGTGCGTTCCTCCGAGGCCACGGCCGCGCTCTGGCCGCCGCCGACCGTCTTGACGGTCCCCGACCGGGCGCCGCGCAGGGCCGCGACGGCCTGCTGCTGGAGCTGGGCCATGTCGGCCTGGGCCGAGTCGATGGCTTGCTGCTGCTCGGCCTGGATCTGCTGCGGAGTGCGTTCGGCGGCCTCGCCGAGACCCGCACGGGCGTCCCGCGCCGCGGCGAACGGGCCGTCCGGGATCTCCCGGGTCACCCGGGTGTCGATGCCGGAGTCGGCGATCTTCTGATCGGTCGCGGCGACGTCGGCGTCGAGGGTGGTGTGCTCGGGCGGGATCGGATCGGGGGCGGCCGAGCCGGCGTCGACGCCCATGCCCGGGGAGGTGGGGGACGGCTTGTCGAGCGGATCCGGTGTCAGGGCGGGCGTCCCGGGCGGCGGCGCGGCCATGGCGTCGTAGCTGCTGCCGACCTGCTGGACCTGGCCCTCGACCGAGCCGGTGATGGTGGATCCGGCCTGCTGCGCCTCCTTCGTCGGGTCGGACTCCAGGAGCTCGTCCTCGTCCTCGGGCCGGTTCGAGCGGATCGCCGTGCGGATGCGTTCGCACAGCTCGACGATCTCCGGGCTCGGTGCGGGCCGCGCGCCGAGCTCGGCGGCGAGCTCCTCACGGGCCCGCGCGGCGGTCTCGGCGGCCGGCTCGGTGACGGCCGCCCGGGAGTCGGCGACCGTGGCCTCGGCGGAGGGCAGATCGCGGGCGGCCCGTGCAGCTCCGCCCGCCCCACCCTTGACCGCCTTGCCCCGGGCCGCCGCTGCCGGAGTCAGATCGGTGGGCGGCTCCGGCATGATCAGCTGGACGGGGGGAGGCGTCGGGGCCTCGGCGGAGGGTTCTTCCGGTACGGCTTTGGCCGCGCCGCCTTCCGTGACGGGAGCGGTCTCCGGCGGGGCCGTCTCCGCGTTCTCCGCACCGGTCCGCTCCGTGGGTCCGGTCGGCGCTTCCGGCACGCTCGCCGGGACGACGGTTGTCTCTGCCGGAGGCGACTTCGTCCCGGCCGGTGAGCGCAGCACCACCGGCGCGGGCTCCCCGCCGACCGCGCCCAGCAGACCGGTCAACGCCGCCCGGACCGCGGCGTCCAGGACCCGCAGAGCCTCCGGGCTGTCCACCCCGTGGATCCCCGGCGCGAGGAACAGGTTCTGGTCGGTGACGAAGGCCGGAGCTCCGCCGACCGGGGTGTCCGGATGCACCCGCAGCCGCGAGACATCGAGTCCGAGACCGCGGTAGACCTCCGCCACGCGAGGGCTCAAGGGCAGTCCCGGGGACATGGCGTCGCCCGGCAGGTGGACGACGACCCGGTCGCCGCGGCGGGGGGCGTCGATGCCGGCCGGGGCCTTCCAGGCCGCGCCCTGCGGCAGCGGCCCCAGGTCCACGGCGAGGGTGCCGCCGCGCAAGGTGACCGTGGGGATGGCCAGCGGCGCCTCGGGGCTCCAGTCGTCGACCGTCCACGACAACTCGCCCAGATCGAGGCCCAGGAATCCCACCCTGGTCCGCATGCGCACGACGCCGTCGAGAGAGCCGTCGGAGCGGAAACCCGCCCTGCCCGTGACGTCCGCGAACGGGGTGGTGCCCGTGAGTACCACCACTCCGCCGTCCACACCCCACTCGGCGTGAAGCGCCGTCAGCCCGCCCGCGACGAGCGGTCCGAGATCCACGACGGTCGCCTCGCCCTCGGGCCTCGGGACCTTCGTGAGGGACGGGTTCGCCTCGGCGACGACCGGCGAGGACGCCGCAGCCGTCCGCTCGGGCTGTGCCCGCTCGGCGACCCGACTCACGCCGGCACCGACCTTCCGGACTTCTCGTACTGGCGGCGGATTCCGGTCAGGAGGTGCTCACCGGTGACGACACGGCCGTCGGCGGCTGCCAGATAGGCGGCCTCCAGGGTCGCCTCGCGGATCTGCGCCCCGGTCAGCGGATAGCGCTGCGCCAGTGCCTTCAGGTCGACGCCCCCGTCCACCGGCAGCCGGGAGGGGGCGACCGTGGACCACAGCCGTGCCCGCTCGCCCGGCCCCGGTTCGGGAAACTCCACCAGCACATGGATCCGGCGCTGGAACGCCGTGTCGATATTGGCCATCAGATTGGTCGTCAGGATGACGATCCCGGGATGCTGCTCGATACGCGACAGGAGGTAGGACACCTCCTGGTTGGCGTACCGGTCGTGGGCGTCGTCGATCTCCGTGCGGGCGCCGAAGACCGCGTCGGCCTCGTCGAAGACGAGGACGCAGCGCTCCCGGGCCGCCCGGTCGAACACCTTGGCCAGCGACTTCTCGGTCTCCCCGATGTACTTCGAGACCAGCGCCGACAGATCCACCAGGTAGGCGGGCAGGCCGACCGTCCGGGCGATCGTCGCCGCGGTCATCGTCTTGCCGGTGCCGGGCGGGCCGTGGAAGAGCGCGATCAGCCCCGCGGCGTTGTCGTGGTGCTCCCCGAAACCCCATTGCTCCACGACGACGTCACGGTGTGCGATCCGCTCCGTCAAGTCGTCGATGCGGGCCCGGGCGGTCGTGGGCAGGACGACGTCATCCAGGGTGTGCACCGTGGTCAGCGGCCGGGCCGGGAAGTCGGACGTCGCGACGCCCGGCTTCGACGGCTGCCCCAGGAGCCAGGCGAGCACCTGCGGGTCCGGCCGCAGCACCCCCGACAGGTCGCCCGGCGGGTCCAGCGACAGCAGGCCGTGTGTCTGCAGCCGCCCCTGCGCCGACAGCATGACCGCCGCGTCCAGCCGGCCCCGGAACGAGCGCGCGGCCAGCGTCCGGGCCACCTCCCCGGTCAGCGCCGAGACACCGGGGCGGTCGGTGAGCATGCCGTAGAGGGCATCGAACCGTTCGTCGACGCAGGGGGCGACGGCTGCCGTGAGGACGACGGCCTCGGCCGCCGAGAGGCCCGCGGCGGTGACGATCTCCGCGAGCGGGCCGAAACCGGCGAAGCGCCGGACGTCGGGCAGCCCCTCTGTGTCGTCGTCGATGCTCAGCCGCCGCCCGCAGGGCCCGCCGCGGCGCTCCTCCAGCCGTACCTGGATCAGGGCGTCGAGCATCTCCAGGGCGGCACGCAGCTCGGCGACGGGCGCGGGGACCGCGGTCATGGCCGGAACCGCACGGTCAGCGGCGGCGACCACGGCAGCTTGATCAGGCCCACGGGGTACGGCAGTTGCGTCAGCACGACGTCGAGTGGACGGGTGGCCGCGGTGAGCAGTACGGGATCGCGATCGCGGTCGACAACGCCGAGGCGGGTGATCCAGGAGCCGCGGACGTAGGCGGGCGAGGAGCGCTCGAACCCCGGCAGCAGGGCGGCGAACGAGGCCAGCACGTGTACGGCCGACTCGGCCACCTCGGCCTGCCGGGGCAACGGCACCCGCGGCGCGTCCGGTTCGGGGGAGGTGCGCCCGGCCAGCAGGCCGATGAGCGGGTCGTTCGCGAGGGCGGGATCGTCCGGGTCGACGAGGGCGGCCAGGGCGGCTTCCCGGACCGCCAGGGCGTCCAGGCCCGGATGGAGGTCCTCGGCCCGGCGGCAGTGCTCGGCCAGCCATGGGTACAGCAGGACCAGGCCAGCGCCGCGCGTGATGGCCGCGGTGTCCACGGCAGCCGTCGACTCGTCCACCAGCTGCGACAGTTCGGCGAGGACGTCGAGGACTTCGCCCAGCCTGAAGGGGAGTTGGGCTCTCGCCGGGAGGGAGTCCGCCTCGTCGGCCGACCGCTGCTCCGTGCCTGCCCCCTCGGGCGCGGCAGATGGGAGCGCAGGCCGGGGTACAGGGACTTGAGCCGGTGCTGCCCAGCCGGTTGCCGGGGCCGGATCCGGCACCGGCAGCCGTAGTGCGCGGGAGAGTCTGTGCAGCAGGGACGCCCACCCGTCGGCGCCGAGTTCTTCGGCGACAGCTCGCGCCGTCCCGGAGTCGGCGAGATCCAGGACGGCCCGGGGCATAGGGGTGCCCGGTTTCGCATCCGGCGTGCAGAGTGCGTGCACGGCGGCGAGTACATCCCGCGGCCCGGGCACGCATCCGCCCGCCGGATCGCCGGCCGACGGCCGAGGGACGATCGGCGCGGACTCCCGCCGTACGGCGGTCAGTTGGGCGCGGATGGCGTCGGCCCACAACACGGCGAGGGTCTCGTCGTCGTGGGCCGTCACGTCCACGTCGAGCCGCACCACGAGGTTGTCCACCTGAACATCGCCGACGTCCGCCAGGGCGCGTTCGAGGGCGGCGGGCAGCGCGCGTGCGGCGACGCCCGCCAGACGCCGCGCATGCGGGCCGCGCAGGCGTACGGTGTCCACCGCGATGTCGGTCATGTGATCAGCCCGCCGAGGTTCCGCAGCTGTGTGTCGAGTTCGCGTCCGTGTTCCGCGGCGACCCCGGAGGCCTTGACCATCGTGCGGACGCTGCCCAGGACGGCGAGCGTGGCCTCGGTGATGCGCTCGGGGTCGGCTGCCTCGATCGCGGCATCCAGCTCGGCGCGGGCCCGTTCGGCCTCGGCGGTGTACCGAGGGAAGTTGGTGTTGGGCACATCCGTCAGCGACCGCATCGCGGCCACGGTGGCCTGGGCGAAACCGGAGATGCCCTTGCCGAGATTCCGGTCGACGACCTTCTCCCTGGGCACCTTGGCCAGGACGTCCACCTTGCCCTCGACCAGGGAGATACGGCGCTGGACCTCCTGGAAGTGCGTCAACTGCGCCTCGGCGGCGGCGATCCGGACGCCGTAGCCGCTGGTGTCGAAGGCTCCGCCCTTGTAGGACTGGAAATCGCCCCGGAGCGTGCTGAATTCATGCTTGAGGCCGGAGAAGTCCGCCTCGGCCGTGTCGATACGGGTCACCACCGTCGCGGTGAGGCCGCGCAGTTCGGTGGCGGCGGCCTTGGCGTCGGTGGCGGCGGCCACTGCCTTGGGCAGCTGGGCGCCGACTTCGCGTGTGTTGCGCACGGCGGGGACGCGGCCGGTCGCGACGA of the Streptomyces sp. NBC_00287 genome contains:
- a CDS encoding contractile injection system tape measure protein — its product is MTDIAVDTVRLRGPHARRLAGVAARALPAALERALADVGDVQVDNLVVRLDVDVTAHDDETLAVLWADAIRAQLTAVRRESAPIVPRPSAGDPAGGCVPGPRDVLAAVHALCTPDAKPGTPMPRAVLDLADSGTARAVAEELGADGWASLLHRLSRALRLPVPDPAPATGWAAPAQVPVPRPALPSAAPEGAGTEQRSADEADSLPARAQLPFRLGEVLDVLAELSQLVDESTAAVDTAAITRGAGLVLLYPWLAEHCRRAEDLHPGLDALAVREAALAALVDPDDPALANDPLIGLLAGRTSPEPDAPRVPLPRQAEVAESAVHVLASFAALLPGFERSSPAYVRGSWITRLGVVDRDRDPVLLTAATRPLDVVLTQLPYPVGLIKLPWSPPLTVRFRP
- a CDS encoding ATP-binding protein, which translates into the protein MTAVPAPVAELRAALEMLDALIQVRLEERRGGPCGRRLSIDDDTEGLPDVRRFAGFGPLAEIVTAAGLSAAEAVVLTAAVAPCVDERFDALYGMLTDRPGVSALTGEVARTLAARSFRGRLDAAVMLSAQGRLQTHGLLSLDPPGDLSGVLRPDPQVLAWLLGQPSKPGVATSDFPARPLTTVHTLDDVVLPTTARARIDDLTERIAHRDVVVEQWGFGEHHDNAAGLIALFHGPPGTGKTMTAATIARTVGLPAYLVDLSALVSKYIGETEKSLAKVFDRAARERCVLVFDEADAVFGARTEIDDAHDRYANQEVSYLLSRIEQHPGIVILTTNLMANIDTAFQRRIHVLVEFPEPGPGERARLWSTVAPSRLPVDGGVDLKALAQRYPLTGAQIREATLEAAYLAAADGRVVTGEHLLTGIRRQYEKSGRSVPA